The Lysinibacillus pakistanensis genome includes a window with the following:
- a CDS encoding polysaccharide deacetylase family protein: MSKKNVVLNPAKKNRRKIIRSIAQLIVVLFLAAVLIRVVFLTEKRVEEKVPLENKDGFIALSYFGVSRGDSPKYVSKKNLKEQLALLERQGYKTITQQDVLDFYEKNKPLPEKSLYLSFEDGRTDSSIFAQNIMENLNYKATMFTYANKMDTRDNKFLKPKDLLLMEKSGYWELGSNGYRLTYINIYNDKGQSLGMIDENDVPNKTTIEYYNHYLMDFIRNPYMIPSETRKEMEARIKNDYKSMHDIYKEELGEVPRAYAIMHANSLYNNMEPLVQSVNDKQIKETFSMHFNREQGAYNNADADLYNLSRLQVSPYWSTNHVMMKIRQASKQNVEFEVGDQELAKKWSIVNGAVQFKNNEMTITSPPSSEGRVLLKKALPEQYTVNFAFKGNVVGQQSIYLNYDEKNNSYIRVALVDNEIVVSEKSAGAGVIEKERFPLNKIKWNEEEYAFNKATVYSYQDTQRGSRIDEEEYPRNLTKKRVFNITVNKDKIKIDIDKELSKTIEVNPAIQGTQIGFGALFSKKDTTHEQYADDIYDTLIEDILISDKNDQTIFTNQYTNFDKVKYKTVTIFNHVVDFFIETF, encoded by the coding sequence ATGAGTAAAAAGAATGTTGTGTTAAATCCAGCTAAAAAGAATCGAAGGAAAATCATCCGCTCGATAGCACAATTAATCGTTGTTCTATTTTTAGCAGCTGTTTTAATACGTGTCGTATTTTTAACAGAAAAAAGGGTAGAGGAAAAGGTTCCATTAGAAAATAAAGATGGATTTATCGCCTTATCGTATTTTGGTGTGAGCAGAGGTGACTCTCCTAAATATGTTTCGAAGAAAAATTTAAAAGAACAATTAGCATTGCTCGAAAGACAGGGCTATAAAACAATTACTCAGCAGGATGTTCTAGATTTTTATGAAAAAAATAAACCACTTCCAGAAAAATCGTTATATTTATCATTCGAAGATGGTCGTACGGATTCCAGTATCTTTGCTCAAAATATCATGGAAAATCTAAATTATAAAGCGACGATGTTTACGTATGCGAATAAAATGGATACGCGTGATAATAAATTTTTGAAGCCAAAAGACTTGTTATTAATGGAAAAAAGCGGGTATTGGGAATTGGGATCTAATGGCTATAGATTGACATATATTAATATTTATAATGATAAAGGACAGTCATTAGGAATGATTGATGAAAATGATGTGCCGAATAAAACAACGATTGAATATTATAATCACTATTTAATGGATTTTATTCGTAATCCATACATGATCCCAAGTGAAACACGTAAGGAAATGGAAGCACGAATTAAAAATGATTATAAATCGATGCATGATATTTATAAAGAGGAGTTAGGAGAAGTTCCTAGAGCCTATGCCATTATGCACGCAAATTCACTCTATAATAATATGGAGCCGTTAGTACAAAGCGTGAATGATAAGCAAATTAAGGAAACTTTTAGTATGCATTTCAATCGCGAGCAGGGAGCCTATAATAATGCTGATGCTGATCTTTACAATTTAAGTCGGCTGCAGGTATCTCCTTATTGGTCTACCAACCATGTGATGATGAAAATTCGTCAGGCAAGTAAGCAAAATGTAGAATTTGAAGTAGGCGATCAAGAGTTAGCCAAGAAATGGTCTATTGTAAATGGTGCTGTACAATTTAAAAACAATGAGATGACCATCACTTCACCCCCATCTAGTGAAGGTCGAGTACTATTAAAGAAAGCATTGCCAGAACAATATACTGTTAACTTTGCTTTTAAAGGAAATGTTGTTGGACAACAGTCTATCTATTTAAATTATGACGAAAAAAATAATAGCTATATTCGTGTAGCCCTTGTAGATAATGAAATTGTTGTTTCTGAAAAATCAGCAGGAGCTGGTGTTATTGAGAAGGAACGTTTCCCATTAAATAAAATAAAATGGAATGAAGAGGAGTATGCATTTAATAAAGCAACTGTCTACTCCTATCAGGATACGCAAAGGGGCTCTAGAATAGATGAGGAAGAATATCCAAGAAATCTTACAAAAAAAAGAGTATTTAATATTACAGTAAATAAAGATAAAATAAAAATAGATATTGATAAGGAATTGTCCAAAACAATTGAAGTAAATCCAGCAATCCAAGGCACTCAAATCGGATTTGGTGCGTTGTTCAGCAAGAAGGATACCACCCATGAACAATATGCGGACGATATATATGATACATTGATCGAAGATATATTAATTTCAGATAAGAATGATCAAACAATTTTTACTAACCAATATACGAATTTCGATAAAGTAAAGTATAAAACAGTGACAATATTTAATCATGTAGTTGACTTCTTTATTGAAACCTTCTAA
- a CDS encoding glycosyl hydrolase family 18 protein encodes MKNFLLFICIVLLIITACNNSKEAPAEAKEELKDKNKLQLSIWLPEWQKKSAFEDVKNSQQGLQDIRVFGAYFNSKDQLLFTEDAIEMLKQTQQQFNETHHVMLTLINDYVTDNAPSVQKDSTLLHRLLQDASTRQKHIDNIMQIVEQYNLKGIEIDYEKVAKEDIPAYVLFLEELYQQLLKKDVTLHVVLEPRFPFDVKLPDGPKYTVMAYNVYGYHSGPGAKATFSFLDDLMKKIEKSNQNLAIAFATGGFKWVNQGKTVAITEIEAEELLTKTQAVKQRDKASGAAYFSYLDDQNMKHEVWYADQETLEKWVSYVRKKNYNNVVLWRAGGLGSKTLQWIGEQAAEGRVANTKQ; translated from the coding sequence GTGAAAAACTTTTTGTTGTTTATCTGTATAGTCCTATTAATCATCACGGCTTGTAATAATAGCAAAGAAGCACCTGCTGAGGCAAAGGAGGAGCTGAAGGATAAGAACAAGCTACAATTATCCATTTGGTTGCCTGAGTGGCAAAAAAAGTCAGCATTTGAAGATGTGAAAAATTCACAGCAGGGCTTACAAGATATTCGCGTTTTTGGTGCCTATTTTAATAGTAAAGATCAATTATTATTTACTGAAGATGCAATAGAAATGTTGAAACAAACACAGCAGCAATTTAACGAAACACATCATGTGATGCTTACATTAATTAATGATTATGTTACAGATAATGCCCCATCTGTTCAGAAGGATAGTACGCTATTACATCGTTTACTACAAGATGCGTCAACTAGACAGAAACACATCGATAATATTATGCAAATAGTCGAGCAGTACAATTTGAAGGGTATTGAAATTGATTATGAGAAGGTTGCAAAAGAGGACATTCCGGCGTATGTACTTTTCCTAGAGGAGCTCTATCAGCAGCTGTTAAAAAAGGATGTTACCTTACATGTTGTTTTAGAGCCACGATTTCCATTCGATGTAAAGCTACCAGATGGACCGAAATATACGGTGATGGCCTATAATGTTTATGGCTATCATAGTGGTCCAGGCGCAAAGGCGACTTTTTCATTTTTAGATGATTTAATGAAAAAGATTGAAAAATCCAATCAGAATCTAGCAATTGCCTTTGCTACTGGCGGCTTTAAATGGGTTAATCAAGGGAAGACGGTTGCGATAACGGAGATTGAGGCAGAGGAATTATTGACTAAAACGCAAGCGGTAAAGCAGCGAGATAAAGCAAGTGGTGCAGCCTATTTTAGTTATTTAGATGATCAAAATATGAAGCATGAAGTCTGGTATGCTGATCAGGAAACACTTGAAAAATGGGTCTCCTATGTGCGTAAGAAAAACTACAATAATGTGGTTTTATGGCGTGCAGGAGGTTTAGGCTCAAAGACATTACAATGGATTGGTGAACAAGCAGCAGAGGGACGGGTAGCAAATACGAAGCAATAA
- a CDS encoding polysaccharide deacetylase family protein — translation MRQLKICSLLFILLLTGCQTSNEDHQVKPVDSTIEIKEHDGTMSTVYSHASILDQKVAITFNGLADIETMQKLLKALDQSNMKATFFVEGMRIAQDPDLVKDILARGHEVENGTLTFPEMADLSYEETYKEIFLANEVFKEQLGYSPKYVRSRSGDSTDNMRLATKTLNMKGVVESSINPKDRNMQSAEEIMDYIHRFINSGSIIHLNTYINPAVIDVIPLLSQYGKEKGYVFTTLTEVLDEQYIAKPLEEIEGYDAIKINPDYQNVKPTIFYRKNTTKKEISLSFDDWASEERIKEILDILDKYNVKSTFFLIGKGVEKDPQLARLIVNRGHEVASHSYNHLDVTTMTPEELQEDVVMAHKALTYALQEKPLLYFRPNKGVINEESAKIIAATGVTSIAMYDIASFDWNLELSAQDIYNRVISRAAPGKVIVMHILDGTKTVEVLPSIIEKLQKEGYSFSKMSTWIEEDSNKKVN, via the coding sequence ATGAGACAACTAAAAATATGTAGTCTACTATTCATTTTATTGTTAACTGGATGTCAAACTTCTAATGAAGATCATCAGGTCAAACCTGTCGACTCCACGATTGAGATTAAAGAGCATGATGGGACAATGAGCACAGTTTATAGTCATGCCAGCATACTTGACCAAAAGGTTGCAATTACCTTTAACGGGCTTGCAGATATTGAGACAATGCAAAAGCTTTTAAAGGCTTTAGATCAGTCCAATATGAAGGCAACTTTTTTTGTGGAAGGTATGCGAATAGCACAGGATCCTGATTTAGTAAAAGATATCTTAGCAAGAGGACATGAAGTAGAGAATGGAACATTAACGTTTCCCGAAATGGCAGATTTAAGCTATGAGGAAACCTATAAGGAAATTTTCTTAGCAAATGAAGTATTTAAAGAACAATTAGGGTATTCACCAAAGTATGTTCGTAGTCGCTCTGGTGACTCAACGGATAATATGCGTTTAGCAACAAAAACACTAAATATGAAGGGTGTCGTTGAATCTTCTATTAATCCTAAAGATCGTAATATGCAAAGTGCAGAGGAGATAATGGATTATATTCATCGTTTTATTAATAGTGGATCGATTATTCATTTAAATACGTATATTAATCCAGCGGTTATTGATGTGATTCCTCTTTTGTCCCAATACGGAAAGGAAAAAGGATATGTCTTTACCACATTAACGGAAGTGTTAGATGAACAATATATTGCCAAACCTTTAGAAGAAATTGAGGGCTATGATGCTATTAAAATAAATCCAGATTATCAAAATGTTAAACCTACTATATTCTATCGCAAAAATACAACAAAAAAAGAAATTTCTTTATCCTTTGATGATTGGGCAAGTGAGGAAAGAATTAAAGAGATTTTAGATATTCTTGATAAGTACAATGTAAAATCAACCTTCTTTTTAATAGGAAAGGGTGTGGAGAAGGATCCTCAATTGGCACGATTAATAGTAAATAGAGGTCATGAGGTTGCAAGCCACTCCTACAATCACCTCGATGTTACGACCATGACTCCTGAAGAATTACAGGAGGATGTGGTAATGGCGCATAAGGCATTAACATATGCGTTACAGGAAAAGCCTTTACTATATTTTAGACCAAATAAAGGTGTTATTAATGAAGAATCTGCAAAAATTATTGCTGCTACAGGTGTTACTTCTATTGCCATGTATGATATTGCTTCTTTTGACTGGAATTTAGAGTTATCAGCTCAGGATATTTACAATCGTGTTATAAGCAGAGCTGCTCCAGGAAAGGTAATTGTTATGCATATTTTAGATGGGACAAAAACAGTAGAAGTATTACCATCAATAATTGAAAAGCTTCAAAAAGAAGGGTATAGCTTTTCAAAGATGTCTACTTGGATTGAAGAAGATTCGAATAAGAAAGTGAATTGA
- a CDS encoding nucleotide sugar dehydrogenase, translating into MEIKTESPKLALSKKITTKKAIIGVIGLGYVGLPLALEITNKDFRVIGFDKDYRKIDKLKAGQSYIVDLPSSVIHKAVSEDGFVPTNDFSKLSHADVIVICVPTPTTADGAPNISYIEEATIAIQQNLSSNTLIILESTTYPGTTEQIVQPILEKSNFVIGQDIFLAYSPERVDPGNVNFSVSNTPKVVGGITEACLEVSKLFYETALNTNVFSVTSPKIAEMEKLLENTFRQINIALVNELSRICHKMDIDVWEVIEAASTKPYGFMPFTPGPGVGGHCIPVDPKYLSWASQQHGIPATLIEAADKINDSMPSFVVDRLNNYLVAQNKKLNEAEIVVIGVAYKPNINDFRESPALQVIGELKRAQCKLKIVDPFIESFTIKEEVFNTVLLTETLIQKADAILILTNHKNIDYTLIDQQAALIFDTRNTHFLFKNQEYYKL; encoded by the coding sequence ATGGAGATCAAAACAGAATCACCAAAGTTAGCTTTATCAAAAAAAATTACAACGAAAAAGGCTATAATTGGCGTTATTGGACTGGGCTATGTAGGGCTACCACTAGCACTAGAAATCACTAATAAGGATTTTCGGGTAATAGGTTTTGATAAGGATTATAGAAAAATTGACAAATTAAAGGCTGGTCAAAGCTATATTGTGGATTTGCCAAGCTCAGTCATTCACAAGGCTGTGAGTGAGGATGGATTTGTCCCTACAAATGATTTTTCTAAACTTTCACATGCTGATGTCATTGTTATTTGCGTACCAACGCCAACAACCGCCGATGGAGCACCAAATATTTCATATATTGAAGAAGCCACTATAGCCATTCAACAAAATCTTTCTAGCAATACACTGATTATTCTTGAAAGCACGACCTATCCAGGTACTACAGAACAAATTGTTCAACCAATTCTAGAAAAAAGCAATTTTGTCATAGGGCAGGATATATTTTTAGCTTATTCACCTGAACGTGTCGATCCTGGAAATGTAAATTTTTCAGTTTCAAATACACCGAAAGTAGTAGGCGGTATAACAGAAGCGTGCTTGGAGGTTTCGAAGCTCTTTTATGAAACTGCGCTTAATACAAATGTATTTTCTGTCACAAGTCCGAAGATAGCTGAAATGGAGAAGTTATTAGAAAATACATTTCGTCAAATAAATATTGCACTTGTCAATGAATTAAGTCGAATTTGCCATAAAATGGATATTGATGTTTGGGAGGTCATTGAAGCAGCTTCGACAAAGCCTTATGGATTTATGCCCTTTACACCTGGTCCTGGTGTCGGTGGTCATTGTATACCGGTGGACCCTAAATATTTATCGTGGGCTAGCCAACAGCATGGCATTCCGGCAACTTTAATTGAGGCTGCTGATAAAATTAATGATTCAATGCCTAGTTTTGTAGTTGATAGATTGAATAATTATTTAGTAGCTCAGAACAAAAAGCTAAATGAAGCAGAGATTGTCGTAATCGGTGTTGCCTATAAGCCAAATATTAACGATTTTCGGGAATCACCCGCATTACAGGTGATTGGTGAGCTAAAGAGAGCGCAGTGTAAGTTGAAGATAGTTGATCCGTTTATTGAATCATTTACGATAAAAGAGGAAGTTTTTAATACGGTGCTGTTAACTGAGACTTTAATCCAAAAAGCAGATGCAATATTAATTTTAACAAATCATAAAAATATTGATTATACCTTAATAGATCAACAGGCTGCTTTAATTTTCGACACAAGAAATACCCATTTTTTATTTAAAAATCAAGAATATTACAAACTGTAA
- a CDS encoding glycosyltransferase family 2 protein yields MNKKKEVLTIPRSDRRILSNIPDPENIRSLVNRRGASYQTEEIDPTDVNEIYRLQLLSLRYETNFEVQIKRARKKVMNEKHFAEDISVTGILIYSVSPNNLLMDEIIKMNFTIPGGAMPEGYESKVNLKAKVVRSYMKEVDGEVRYYYACEFLEPLNDYMTKKRWGLSIFVASLFLLIVSLIVMLMRAESVIYFRFNKFLYLYSIIAATFLLSRYIFGIFYRNVPINPNYEPGVSIIIPVFNEEEWIHRTILSCINQYYPVDKLEVIVVDDYSTDRTEEKAKEMIELIHSEGGRFKTEDRLSFHKLPQNGGKREALVAGVHLAKHDLVVFVDSDSFLEPHAIRNLVQPFQDPQMGGVAGRTEVENKFTNALTKLQTVRYYIAFRIMKAAESWFDTVTCLSGPLACYRKELILKNETAWLNQKFLGQPATFGDDRSMTNYILKTHRTGYQDNAVCSTIVPSESKVFLSQQMRWKRSWLRESLRAFLFMWKKEPFMFLFFVIGLIVPIAAPIVVVYNLMYVPIMHGIFPTTFLMGLLLMAMLMSLAHLFFRRSKLWAFGFIFVLFYEFILLWQMPVAWVTFWKSTWGTRETPQDVIAKEKKLEKQKLRKSRFSILKNRKMGEKE; encoded by the coding sequence ATGAATAAGAAAAAAGAGGTCTTAACGATACCGCGTTCTGATCGGCGAATACTATCAAATATTCCTGACCCAGAAAATATACGAAGTCTTGTTAATCGACGAGGTGCTTCCTATCAAACTGAGGAAATCGACCCTACAGATGTCAATGAAATATATCGGTTACAGCTTCTAAGTCTCCGTTACGAAACTAATTTCGAAGTACAAATTAAAAGAGCAAGAAAAAAAGTAATGAATGAAAAGCATTTTGCAGAGGATATTTCTGTTACAGGTATTCTCATTTATTCAGTAAGTCCGAACAACTTATTAATGGATGAAATTATTAAAATGAATTTCACTATTCCTGGTGGAGCAATGCCAGAGGGCTATGAATCTAAAGTAAATCTGAAAGCAAAAGTAGTACGCTCCTATATGAAAGAGGTAGATGGTGAAGTAAGGTACTATTATGCCTGTGAATTTTTGGAGCCATTAAACGATTATATGACAAAAAAGCGCTGGGGACTTTCAATATTTGTAGCAAGTCTATTTCTATTGATAGTTTCGCTTATCGTCATGCTGATGCGGGCAGAGAGTGTCATTTACTTTAGATTTAATAAGTTTCTATATTTATATAGTATTATTGCGGCAACATTTCTACTAAGCAGATATATATTTGGAATTTTCTATAGAAATGTTCCGATAAATCCTAATTACGAACCGGGTGTTTCAATTATAATTCCCGTTTTTAATGAAGAGGAGTGGATTCACCGCACCATTTTAAGCTGTATAAATCAGTATTATCCTGTAGATAAGCTGGAAGTTATTGTTGTAGATGACTACTCAACTGATAGGACTGAGGAAAAGGCCAAGGAAATGATTGAGCTGATTCATAGTGAGGGTGGACGCTTTAAAACAGAGGATCGCTTAAGCTTCCATAAGCTACCTCAAAATGGTGGGAAAAGGGAGGCATTAGTGGCTGGTGTACATCTTGCCAAGCATGATTTAGTCGTTTTCGTGGACTCAGATAGCTTTTTAGAACCTCATGCCATTAGAAATTTAGTGCAGCCTTTCCAGGATCCACAAATGGGTGGTGTAGCTGGGCGTACAGAGGTTGAAAATAAATTCACCAATGCATTAACGAAATTACAGACAGTTCGTTATTATATTGCCTTCCGTATAATGAAGGCTGCTGAATCTTGGTTTGATACGGTAACATGCTTATCTGGACCGTTAGCATGTTACCGAAAAGAGCTTATTTTGAAGAACGAGACTGCGTGGCTAAATCAAAAATTTCTTGGGCAGCCTGCAACCTTTGGTGATGACCGAAGTATGACGAACTATATATTAAAAACACATCGCACGGGCTATCAGGATAATGCCGTATGCTCTACGATTGTTCCATCAGAGTCAAAGGTTTTTTTATCGCAGCAAATGAGGTGGAAACGGTCATGGCTACGTGAATCACTACGAGCATTTTTATTTATGTGGAAAAAGGAACCCTTTATGTTTCTGTTTTTTGTTATCGGTTTAATTGTGCCGATAGCAGCTCCTATTGTAGTTGTCTACAATTTAATGTATGTGCCAATAATGCATGGTATTTTCCCAACCACATTTTTAATGGGTCTACTATTAATGGCCATGCTGATGAGTTTGGCCCATCTTTTCTTTAGACGGAGTAAATTGTGGGCATTTGGCTTTATCTTTGTCCTTTTCTATGAATTTATTTTACTATGGCAAATGCCAGTTGCATGGGTTACTTTTTGGAAATCTACATGGGGTACAAGAGAAACACCCCAGGATGTCATAGCGAAGGAAAAGAAATTGGAAAAGCAAAAATTACGAAAATCCCGATTTTCGATTCTAAAAAATAGAAAAATGGGTGAGAAGGAATGA